In Streptomyces violaceusniger Tu 4113, one DNA window encodes the following:
- a CDS encoding GNAT family N-acetyltransferase, whose product MLIRRETRSDIDAIRAVTSAAFAKSDTSDTTGTPHTPVPVETALLDELRISDGWLPALSFVATADRAEVIGHVVCTRGHVGSDLALALGLGPLSVHPAHQRRGVGQALVHAVLGAADAFGESLVALLGSPAYYGRFGFRPSTDYGITAPDPAWGDYFQVRTLTAYQPTLKGAFAYAEPFNHV is encoded by the coding sequence ATGTTGATCCGACGAGAGACCCGCTCCGACATCGACGCCATCCGGGCCGTCACCTCGGCCGCGTTCGCGAAGTCGGACACCTCGGATACCACGGGCACCCCGCACACCCCGGTCCCGGTCGAGACCGCGCTGCTGGACGAACTCCGGATCAGCGACGGCTGGTTGCCCGCCCTGTCGTTCGTCGCCACCGCCGACCGTGCCGAGGTGATCGGACATGTCGTCTGCACCCGCGGCCATGTCGGCTCCGACCTGGCCCTCGCCCTCGGTCTCGGACCGCTCAGCGTGCACCCCGCCCATCAGCGCCGCGGCGTCGGCCAGGCGCTCGTCCACGCGGTGCTCGGCGCCGCGGACGCCTTCGGCGAATCGCTGGTCGCCCTGCTGGGCAGCCCCGCGTATTACGGCCGGTTCGGCTTCCGCCCGTCGACCGACTACGGCATCACGGCCCCGGATCCGGCCTGGGGCGACTACTTCCAGGTCCGGACCCTGACCGCCTATCAGCCGACCCTCAAGGGGGCCTTCGCGTACGCCGAACCGTTCAACCACGTCTGA
- a CDS encoding helix-turn-helix domain-containing protein produces MTEATDLAERAGDRDPRVGLRAVAALRRLLEQLEAVQVRSARAQGWSWQEIAAELGVSRQAVHKKHGRR; encoded by the coding sequence ATGACCGAAGCAACGGATCTCGCCGAGCGCGCGGGCGACCGGGACCCCCGGGTCGGACTGCGCGCCGTCGCCGCGCTGCGCCGGCTGCTGGAGCAACTGGAGGCCGTACAGGTGCGCAGCGCCCGCGCCCAGGGCTGGTCGTGGCAGGAAATCGCCGCCGAACTGGGCGTCAGCAGGCAGGCGGTCCACAAGAAGCACGGGAGGCGTTGA
- a CDS encoding Clp protease N-terminal domain-containing protein, with product MFERFTTSAREVVRGAVRHAEDTGADTVGEAELLLALLDRTDSGRTDSGRTDSGRTGGSGADSSRTEGPGGRKDGGRARSDRKGSPAAEVLTALGAHGRRASIEQALAEVRRRGGITGADVEALAGLGIDVDEIVARVEEAHGVGALATAGPTPGSTPEGTPGFASARAPRRGRRPLRRPFSREAKSVLERSLRIALARGDKHIGDEHLLLALTARPGVAAHVLADHDVTYIQVERALTARATKG from the coding sequence ATGTTCGAGAGGTTCACCACCAGTGCCCGCGAGGTCGTACGCGGCGCCGTCCGCCACGCGGAGGACACCGGGGCCGACACAGTCGGCGAGGCCGAGCTGCTGCTTGCGCTCCTGGACCGTACGGACAGCGGCCGTACGGACAGCGGCCGTACGGACAGCGGCCGTACGGGCGGCAGCGGTGCCGACAGCAGCCGTACGGAGGGTCCCGGCGGCCGTAAGGACGGCGGCCGTGCCCGCAGCGACCGTAAGGGCAGCCCCGCCGCCGAGGTCCTCACCGCCCTCGGCGCGCACGGCCGCCGCGCCTCGATCGAGCAGGCCCTGGCCGAGGTCCGCCGGCGCGGGGGCATCACCGGCGCCGATGTGGAGGCGCTGGCCGGGCTCGGCATCGACGTGGACGAGATCGTCGCGCGGGTGGAGGAGGCCCATGGCGTGGGCGCCCTCGCCACGGCCGGACCCACCCCTGGATCCACCCCCGAAGGCACTCCCGGATTCGCCTCCGCACGCGCTCCCCGCCGCGGCAGGCGCCCCCTGCGCCGCCCATTCTCCCGGGAGGCCAAGTCCGTGCTGGAGCGCTCGCTGCGGATCGCCCTCGCCCGCGGCGACAAGCACATCGGCGATGAGCATCTGCTGCTCGCCCTCACCGCCCGCCCCGGTGTGGCCGCGCATGTCCTGGCCGACCACGACGTGACGTACATCCAGGTCGAACGGGCCCTCACCGCCCGCGCCACGAAGGGCTGA
- a CDS encoding S8 family peptidase produces MTNGPGPVGPMGNGPNGERPPQVGMPLGTQPTEYTGRYVVLLDQREPERGMEALRSSVGIASVERVRGAEPGAAELLARPDVSVVFDELGVAVVDVQPDQRHALVTTAEAEPTIIATEPERVVYASVITEPHHTLTGFFPMYRSDEDEVTRHTRAELATSLGPAWDEQNTTWGLQGIRANWSHLTGSGVKVAVLDTGVDTDHPDLTECVEAAASFVSGASVEDGHGHGTHCVGTVAGPAEPGHAPRYGVAGEAGVLVGKVLSDQGVGSDGQILAGMAWAISQGARVISMSLGAPVEPGELFPQTYENVARRALRRGTVIVAAAGNESRRPGFVAPVGRPANCPSILAVAALGKDLGTAFFSCGAINGEGGEVNIAAPGVDIFSAAPGGTYQTMSGTSMAAPHAAGVVTLLAQAHPEASAADLGTRLRSGAHPLAQPAADVGSGLLQAP; encoded by the coding sequence ATGACGAACGGACCCGGGCCCGTGGGGCCCATGGGTAACGGCCCGAACGGGGAGCGGCCGCCGCAGGTCGGCATGCCGCTGGGGACGCAGCCGACGGAATACACCGGGCGGTATGTGGTCCTGCTCGATCAGCGGGAACCCGAGCGCGGAATGGAGGCGCTGCGCTCGTCCGTCGGGATCGCGTCCGTGGAACGCGTCCGCGGGGCGGAACCCGGTGCGGCGGAGCTGCTGGCGCGGCCCGATGTGTCGGTGGTCTTCGACGAACTCGGCGTCGCCGTCGTCGATGTGCAGCCGGACCAGCGCCATGCGCTGGTCACCACGGCGGAGGCGGAGCCGACGATCATCGCGACGGAGCCGGAGCGCGTGGTGTACGCGTCGGTGATCACGGAGCCGCACCACACGCTGACCGGCTTCTTCCCGATGTACCGCAGCGACGAGGACGAGGTGACCCGGCACACCCGGGCCGAGCTCGCCACCTCGCTGGGACCGGCCTGGGACGAGCAGAACACCACCTGGGGGCTCCAGGGGATCCGCGCCAACTGGTCGCATCTGACCGGCAGCGGGGTGAAGGTCGCCGTGCTCGACACCGGTGTGGACACCGATCACCCGGATCTGACCGAATGCGTCGAGGCGGCGGCCTCCTTCGTGTCCGGGGCGAGTGTCGAGGACGGCCATGGCCACGGCACCCACTGCGTCGGCACGGTGGCCGGTCCGGCCGAGCCCGGGCACGCGCCGCGGTACGGCGTGGCCGGTGAGGCCGGAGTGCTGGTGGGCAAGGTGCTCAGCGACCAGGGCGTGGGGTCCGACGGCCAGATCCTGGCGGGGATGGCCTGGGCGATCTCCCAGGGCGCCCGGGTGATCTCCATGTCGCTCGGGGCTCCGGTGGAGCCCGGGGAACTGTTCCCGCAGACCTACGAGAACGTGGCGCGGCGAGCGCTGCGGCGCGGCACCGTGATCGTGGCCGCGGCGGGCAACGAGAGCCGGCGGCCCGGCTTCGTGGCGCCGGTGGGGCGGCCCGCCAACTGCCCGTCCATCCTGGCGGTGGCGGCGCTCGGCAAGGACCTGGGGACCGCGTTCTTCTCCTGCGGCGCCATCAACGGCGAGGGCGGGGAAGTCAATATCGCGGCGCCCGGGGTCGACATCTTCTCAGCCGCGCCCGGCGGGACGTACCAGACGATGAGCGGCACGAGTATGGCGGCGCCGCATGCCGCCGGTGTCGTCACGCTGCTGGCCCAGGCGCATCCGGAGGCCTCGGCGGCCGACCTCGGCACCCGACTGCGGTCCGGGGCCCATCCGCTGGCGCAGCCGGCCGCGGACGTCGGCTCGGGTCTGCTCCAGGCCCCGTGA
- a CDS encoding GNAT family N-acetyltransferase, with product MDPHCWPLYGLRLRTPRLELRLPDIPLLDELAAVAADGVHDPAEMPFSVPWTDSPPEERGRSSFQHLLGTIAEWRPEKWALSLAVLHEGAVIGRQDLFATEFAVTREAETGSWLGTAHQGKGLGTEMRAAVTHLAFEGLGALSLTSGAMVENGRSLGVSRRLGYRPDGLSVVAVRGEARTIQRLRLDRAAWEEHRTTSVEMAGLEPCRALFGAP from the coding sequence ATGGACCCCCATTGCTGGCCCCTGTACGGGCTTCGCCTTCGTACGCCGCGCCTGGAACTGCGGCTTCCCGACATCCCCCTCCTCGACGAACTCGCCGCGGTCGCGGCGGACGGGGTGCACGACCCGGCCGAGATGCCCTTCAGCGTCCCCTGGACCGATTCACCCCCGGAGGAGCGCGGACGCAGCTCCTTCCAGCATCTGCTGGGCACGATCGCCGAATGGCGGCCGGAGAAGTGGGCGCTGAGCCTCGCGGTGCTGCACGAGGGCGCGGTGATCGGGCGGCAGGACCTGTTCGCGACCGAATTCGCGGTCACCCGGGAGGCCGAGACGGGCTCTTGGCTGGGCACCGCCCATCAGGGCAAGGGCCTGGGCACGGAGATGCGGGCGGCGGTGACGCACCTGGCGTTCGAGGGCTTGGGCGCGCTGTCGCTGACCTCGGGCGCGATGGTGGAGAACGGCCGCTCGCTGGGGGTCTCCCGGCGGCTGGGCTACCGCCCCGACGGGCTGTCCGTGGTCGCCGTAAGGGGCGAGGCCCGCACCATTCAGCGGCTGCGGCTGGACCGCGCGGCCTGGGAGGAGCACCGCACCACCTCGGTCGAGATGGCCGGACTGGAGCCGTGCCGCGCGCTGTTCGGCGCTCCGTGA